The Candidatus Paceibacterota bacterium DNA segment CTTTAATTATACCTTAGTATTGACCAAATAGCGATTGACTGTTCTCAGCACAACAATAACCACTACAATTGCTAAGCAAATGAAGGCTATTTTTAGCGGTCGGGTGATCAGGCTGTAAACATTGCCGAAGAAGAAGCCGATAGCCACCAAAAACAATACCCAAATAAAACCGGCCAAAAGATTGATGATGGCATATTTTTTGAATGGAATACGGAGAGTGCCGGCAGTGATCAAAGTGGCCAAAGAAAAACCAAAACCCATAGTCAGCTTGGAAACCAACAAAATGCTGGTCTGATAGGTATGAAAACGCAACTTCACTTTTTCGACAATTTCAGGCGTAATATTGAAGAAAGAGCCGTATTTTGTCACTACTTTATTGCCTCCATAAAATCCAACCAGGTACCACATGATATCAGCCACAAAGTCTCCTGCTACCAAGGCTATATACATCTGAAAAAAGTTCAGCTGGCCAATCTGATACAAGAAACCGCCGCTAATCATCACTACCGGGCCCTCCAAAAAAGCGCCCCAGAAGAGGAGAAAATATTTAGAGCTATCGATCCAGAGTTCTATATTGTGGATTAGGACCTGCATATTTTATTAAATGATTGTATCACAGGACAGTAGAAAGGTGTTCCGAACG contains these protein-coding regions:
- a CDS encoding DedA family protein, whose amino-acid sequence is MQVLIHNIELWIDSSKYFLLFWGAFLEGPVVMISGGFLYQIGQLNFFQMYIALVAGDFVADIMWYLVGFYGGNKVVTKYGSFFNITPEIVEKVKLRFHTYQTSILLVSKLTMGFGFSLATLITAGTLRIPFKKYAIINLLAGFIWVLFLVAIGFFFGNVYSLITRPLKIAFICLAIVVVIVVLRTVNRYLVNTKV